Part of the Vitis vinifera cultivar Pinot Noir 40024 chromosome 13, ASM3070453v1 genome is shown below.
CTTTCTATAAAAAATGTAGTTGTATCATACTATACAAAAACATTGAATAGTAgagttttaaaaagttaaatttaatgaaaaatatgtgtTCAATATACAAGTTCAtcacaaaatttacaaaaataagcttttaaatttaattttagcttcaattttaatttcaaattctaatAAGGTACTTATACAtattgttaatatatatatatatatatatatatatatatatatatatatatatatatatatatacttgtcatttatgaaattttagcTTTTCATGTTGGTCATCACATTtaaatcatcatcattttgaatGTCAACGTTCAAactattcaaatatatatatttttttaggaaagtTCTATGGTGCTGAGGGAGGTACCATACCTCAGATTTTTTGTAGCCGTTGGATGCAATAGTTTTAATCTCagccattgaaaaaaaaaaaaaaatgaaaaaaggaaaaactggCTACCTGTGGCTACCTGTTGTCTCCCGGTCTCAGCCCATTTCCCGTTTGTTCCCTCTCTTCCCTCATTTGAACCCCTCTCAGCCCCTCTCTTCTCCTCCATAGCCGAGCGTCTTCAGCCCCTCTCTTCTCCTCCATAGCCGAGCGTCTTCTCCTCCAACTGTGTGTCGTGCTCTCATCTCCCCCAGCTGTGTCTCGTTCTCCCCCAGCTGTGTCTCGTGCTCTCTCTCATCTCCACGCTTCTCCATAGGTTGGTTGGCTGTGTCTCGTGCTCTCATCTCCACACTCCTCCATAGGCGGCCGTCTTGTCCTCCATAGTCGGTTGTGTCCCCGTGCTCTGATCTCCACTCATCCTCGACAGCCGGGtctagtttccttttttttcctctcttcatTCAAGTAGTGTCTAGTGCCAAATTTATCACCAGCCCGTCTCCACATTCACAACCCTTTCTCAATCtactccagaaaaaaaaaaggaaatcctATCTTCGGAAGAAACCTAAGAGGCAAATGCGAGACAATGAAGAAATGGGGGAAAGAAAGCACTGAAGAAGGAGATAGAGACCCCTCTCACGATTAATCTTCAGTCGAGTTTctgttttctccattttttacggagtttcccgatattttccTCTCTTCTCCATACTCGACTCTTCTCAGGTATCTCCATCGACTGTTATTTTCAGGTGCTTTAAGTTGTCTTTGTGTATTGTTGGATGTTTTTGTGTTATTGGGTGTTTTCGGGTAAGATATTGTAGCTGTTTCGGGGGACATCTTTTTGAGTTCTGGCTTTTTTAGTATCCCCTTTGATTATGTCCATATTTAGTTTTCATATTTGGGGTTTTTTCGGGTTTTGAAGTAAAGAGTACGATATTCCCGCTCCCTCCCTCCTATCCATAACCCTTgtattttgttcatattttatattttgtttaagggGTGTTTTCGGCTTTTAAATTTCGTGGTTTGAAGACCCGAATTGAAGACATaactagaagaagaagaaaaaaaaaatgtgagtatTGATAATGTGTTTTACAATATTGTAGCGATTATATTTCATGGTTTTTGTGAGATTTATGGATTGATgacattaatgaaaataatgtgGTTAGATCCATAATTGGAGATTGAAAAAGATTGATATGCTAATTTTGTGACCATTTAAAATGTACATAGATTTAGGGAGGATTTTGTAGTGGTGGTGaaagtatgtttgatttattatatttgaaatcatattatacacATTGACTTAaatgctttgatttaatttttaggagTGAACGCGATGGACTTGCAGTTGTTAGAAATCCAAAGAGGCCTATCGGCGCTTGGATACATTACTAGTAAGgcaaaatagaaatatgtaaaataatatgttttttaatgtattttttgtggttgttattgttaaatttgtttgaaattgttttgtagtAATGATCAATTAGCcatgatgaaagagaaggaTAAAGGAGTcaagataaatgatgatgtaaGGAGTAATTTTGCTACGtctaatataattacattttaaaataagaatttaaattatgtgagcaattaatgtagttgaggaaaaaattggGCAAGAAGTGGAATGCactttcaaaagtagaaaaagaaaatttcatggcaaagtccaaagaaagttcaaaacaatattCACTTCAAAAGGGTGTGGTTccaaaggtatttttttttgtaatgaatatttaatttctttacttatgtatttgttggaaattatattaatgtaaacatgtttgatGTTTGTGTATCTTTTCAGTTATATCTTCAGACTCGATGCTCCCCCGAGCGAGTTATTAGAGtgattgaaaatttagaacCAAAGCAAAAGGCAGCCATAGAAGAAATAGGATTTGGTAGCCTCTTGCAACTTCGATGTAGGAAAATTGATCATGGGTTATGTCTTTGGTTGATAAATAGTTTTAATCCGAACACTTATATGTTACAGTTGTATAATACTTGTATCAAATTATCCCCCAttgatgttgaatttattatgggaTTGAGGGCAAGAGGGTTCAAGATTGGCATGAACAAAGATGTTGGTCATAAGaatgatttatgtaaaaaatattgtgataaaaaaggGCGATTGCCATTAGTgatgttagaaaatcaaattagggaGGATAAAGAGGGAGGAAACGATTTTAAAGttcgttttgtattatttgtgttgGGTGCATTATTGTGCCCAACAATGAAGCTTTTTGTGAATCGCTCTTTCTTACATCTTGTGGAAGACAtcgattcaataaagaagatgaattggACAGAATTTGTGTTGTCCTATCTTGTGCACGGGATTGAAGAGTTTaagaagaaacaacaaagtggggtttgcggttgcttattgtttttaatggtaATTAATTTACATCATAGTGAAATacgattttgttttaatataatttatgaactAACTATATATCTATGTCAAATATACTCGTAGTTATTCTACCACGAGCATATATCCTTTGAAGAGAAATTCCTACCGCTATATACTCGACATTCTCCTCGGATTACTGCTTGGGGAGATGATGAAGTTTTGGACAGGAAACGAAGATTGAAAAAACTTGGTGGATATGCAAATGAGGATGTAAGTTATAGTTTTGAAAGTCGTTTACTATTGATTTAagtttttagtgatttaaaatctgatatgtattatattttgatgaatatattgTAGCTCAAAATATGGGTGATAGAAAATGAGATAAGGGATTGCGTTGATGGAAATGTAACGACAATGGCGAGTGAGAATGAGGACGATGAGAAATTTGTATCCAATCTAAACAAAGATGTTATTAAACGAGTAAGtgttttacaatattcatcGTGACTATCTATATTAGCATTGAACCTTTGTATTATGATGTTATTAATCACGTTCGTATATATCACTAGGTTGATGGTGGGAAGTTAATGGAGATGGATAAAACCTTTCAACAATTAAAGACACATCTACTTGATATGGCTTATGGTGCAAGTAGTAGTAGTTGTGATAAAATTTTGGCTAAATTTGAGGAGAATTATACTCAAGTGAAAGGTCTCTTCCTTAGGTCAAGCGGAAAACCTTTGAGAATGCACGAGGAAGGAACGAAGAATGACATCCTCTCATGCGAGAGAAGTTTGGAAGATACGAACAATATGAATGTGAATGAACATTATCTTCACACTTTGTCAAATGAGAAGTTATGCACCGAGGACTTGAATGAaaagaatgaagatgcatgTGCTACATCAATTGAAGTGCATATCATTCCAGACgaaaatgaaaatatcttaCCACTTCCAATCAAAAGGAGTACAAGAGATTATGGAAAGGTATgtatcatataaaagaaaaaattattttctttacaactACTTAACCATTACATAGTAAATAGATGTATATTACTGACATTTTCCATATTAGGAACCATTACGAGCACTATGTGGTTATCCTAATCATGTCATGAAAACACGTTCATCAAGGGAGAGGAAACCAAGTAAATTCAAGGTCTCCCCGTTTGTACAGAAATCAAGGAAGATGGTAAAACGTGAAGCATCAGAGGTATAATACAAATAGTTTAATAtcattgttcttattttttgatACTTAACATATGTAGTTAATAATTATGTCTTGTTTTCGAATTAGTCAATCCCCATGTCCATTCGTGAAGACGTGGTGGATACTCAATCATTCAATGTACTTCAATCTCTTGTCGTtgattatgttttcaataaagcGTTGTCAAAAAGGTTTGTCGCGTCTAGAACATTCATAGATGTGTTGTTACAATTTTTGCCTTCATATGCTTCCAATTTACTGAAGTTTGTTtgaacatattattattttagtgagCTTCTTGTTGACTTTGGTCATGAACATGGAGTTCGTGGAGATTTTGCATGCTTACGTCCTAGACAAAATTTGATGGATGTTGTAAGTACCTActtcatttatatcaaatgcATCCTAtattagttaaataaatttattgaagttattgttCAACAACAGGTAATAAATTTAGAAGCCTCAaagctaaattattttgaaagacaATTCATAGGCATACGAAGTATAAGATGCTATCTTCCCACGACATTTTCAGTAAGCTCATATTTCTCTTGTTGTTTACTTACATATTAAGTACAATATAGTAATGTTCgtattatgttttcttattagCAAATGATTTTGTGCGGGAGTCCTCATCCTTTTTTCGATAGAAAAACATCCATCGTTAGTAAGTACATTAGTGAATTGGATGATTGCGAGCAGGTTAGTAATTATTTCTAATGTTTAAttgcatatatgaaatttagaatagatattgttttcacctataatatagtagatttttttttgccccaactcatatatattgtttttctaactTTACAGCTATTTATTCCAATGCATGATGAATGCCCTGGTCATTGGTATCTGTGCGTCATTGACTTCAAAAACTCTCATACCCAAATTTTGGACTCATTACGATCGAAGAATCGAGACAAGTTCCGGTTTCAGAGTGTCAAAACAGTGGTATGCtttcatgtttatatttttcttctattctattttttcctcttccatATTTATTAACACTTTCATAATAAATTAGGTTGAATTTTGTCAAACGTTCTTCAAACTATCTGACATAGGGAAAGATGTCTTCCAATTCTCCATTGATTGAGCTCCTTCGATTCCGACCCAAGAGAATGGGTTAGTATGAATACATAACTCACATTACTATTCTTTTCCTGAGGTATAATTAGACAACCATTGAATAAgttgttttgcttttcttttctctttcttaggtGGGACTGTGGAGTGCATGTCATTAGACATATGCAGAGATTCAAAAATGGTGATCCGATGACGAGCTCCGACTTTTgtaattctatgaaaatatgTTGAGAAATAGCATGTGATTTAGTTTTACACGAgggaaatagagaaaaacaaaccattgtGGCTATTATTGTACAAAGACGTCGACACGagcaatgaaaaaattattattatgatattttttatttttcaaatatttatcatttccaTATCCACATATCGTCATGTTTATTGGGAAGTTGTGAGCTTCGATGACCATACATTATTAATGATTAAGTCCATTTTATTTCAATATCCAAATA
Proteins encoded:
- the LOC132254913 gene encoding uncharacterized protein LOC132254913 is translated as MAKSKESSKQYSLQKGVVPKLYLQTRCSPERVIRVIENLEPKQKAAIEEIGFGSLLQLRCRKIDHGLCLWLINSFNPNTYMLQLYNTCIKLSPIDVEFIMGLRARGFKIGMNKDVGHKNDLCKKYCDKKGRLPLVMLENQIREDKEGGNDFKVRFVLFVLGALLCPTMKLFVNRSFLHLVEDIDSIKKMNWTEFVLSYLVHGIEEFKKKQQSGVCGCLLFLMLFYHEHISFEEKFLPLYTRHSPRITAWGDDEVLDRKRRLKKLGGYANEDLKIWVIENEIRDCVDGNVTTMASENEDDEKFVSNLNKDVIKRVDGGKLMEMDKTFQQLKTHLLDMAYGASSSSCDKILAKFEENYTQVKGLFLRSSGKPLRMHEEGTKNDILSCERSLEDTNNMNVNEHYLHTLSNEKLCTEDLNEKNEDACATSIEVHIIPDENENILPLPIKRSTRDYGKVCII